The Streptococcus oralis genome segment CTCGGCAACGACTCTCTGGCATGCAGAGACTATTTTCAATGCCGTCCGTATGGGAGACGCTATGTATGGTCTCAATCCAAGCGGAGAGGTTCTGACCTTGCCTTATGACTTGACTCCAGCCTTGACCTTGGAGTCTGCCCTGGTCCATGTCAAGACAGTTCCAGCTGGAGCTTGCATGGGCTACGGAGCAACTTATCAAGCGGACAGCGAGCAAGTCATTGCGACGGTGCCAATCGGCTATGCGGATGGTTGGACACGTGATATGCAGAATTTCTCTGTCTTGGTAGATGGTCAAGCTTGCCCAATCGTCGGACGGGTATCTATGGACCAAATCACTATTCGGCTGCCTAAGGTTTACCCGCTAGGAACAAAAGTAACCCTGATCGGCACAAACGGTGACAAGGAAATCACAGCAACTCAGGTAGCGACCTACCGTGGAACCATTAACTATGAGGTGGTTTGTCTCCTCAGCGATCGCATTCCGAGAGAATACTATTAAAAAGAAAGGAGTGGAGCATGAATCTACACCAACCCTTGCATGTCTTGCCTGGTGTGGGACCAAAGTCAGCAGAGAAATACGCCAAACTAGGAATTGAAAACTTGCAAGACCTCTTGCTCTACTTTCCTTTCCGTTACGAAGATTTCAAGACCAAGCAGGTCCTAGACCTGGAAGACGGCGAAAAGGCTGTCCTGTCTGGTCAAGTCGTGACTCCTGCCAGTGTCCAGTATTATGGTTTTAAGCGCAATCGCCTGCGTTTTAGTCTCAAGCAGGGAGAAGTTGTTTTTGCGGTGAACTTCTTTAACCAACCCTACCTAGCTGACAAGATTGAACTAGGCGCAACTCTAGCCGTTTTTGGTAAGTGGGACCGTGCTAAGGCTAGTCTGACAGGGATGAAGGTCCTAGCTCAGGTAGAAGATGACCTCCAGCCGGTCTATCGTCTGGCTCAAGGAATCAGTCAGGCCAGTTTGGTCAAGGTTATCAAGACAGCCTTTGATCAGGGCCTGGATCTCTTGATAGAGGAAAATCTGCCCCAGTCTTTACTGGATAAATACAAACTCATGTCCCGTTGCCAGGCTGTCCGCGCTATGCATTTTCCTAAGGATTTGGCAGAATACAAGCAGGCCCTTCGTCGGATCAAATTTGAGGAACTCTTTTATTTTCAAATGCAGTTGCAGTCACTCAAGTCTGAAAATAGAGTTCAGGGAAGCGGTCTGGTTCTGAATTGGTCTCAAGAAAAAGTGTCGGCTGTTAAAGAAAGTCTGCCTTTCGCCCTGACCCGAGCTCAGGAAAAGAGTCTGCAGGAAATATTGACCGACATGAAGTCCGACCATCACATGAATCGTCTCCTACAAGGAGATGTAGGGAGCGGAAAGACAGTTGTTGCAGGTCTAGCTATGTATGCTACTGTTACGGCTGGCTACCAGGCTGCCCTCATGGTACCGACAGAAATCCTAGCAGAGCAACACTTTGAGAGTTTACAGAACCTTTTTCCGGACTTAAAACTCGCTCTCTTGACAGGTTCCTTGAAAGCTGCAGAAAAAAGAGAAGTCTTGGAGACCATTGCCAAGGGTGAGGCCGACTTTATTATCGGAACACACGCTCTGATACAAGATGGAGTAGATTATGCTCGTCTTGGTTTGATTATCATCGATGAGCAGCACCGTTTTGGTGTGGGGCAAAGGCGTATTTTGCGGGAAAAAGGCGACAATCCAGACGTTCTCATGATGACGGCGACTCCCATTCCACGGACGCTGGCTATCACAGCCTTTGGCGATATGGATGTTTCCATTATCGACCAGATGCCAGCAGGGCGGAAGCCCATTGTGACTCGCTGGATTAAGCATGAGCAGCTGCCTCAGGTCTTGACTTGGTTAGAGGGGGAAATCCAAAAAGGTTCCCAAGCCTACGTTATCTCTCCCCTGATCGAAGAATCTGAAGCTCTGGACTTGAAAAATGCCATTGCCTTATCGGAGGAGTTGACAGCTCATTTTGCTGGCAAGGCAGAGGTTGCTTTGCTACATGGTAAGATGAAGAGTGATGAAAAAGACCAGATTATGCAGGAGTTCAAAGAGAAAAAAACGGATATTCTGGTTTCGACGACGGTTATCGAGGTTGGGGTTAATGTTCCCAATGCGACTGTCATGATTATCATGGATGCCGATCGCTTCGGTCTCAGTCAGCTTCACCAGCTCAGAGGTCGTGTTGGTCGGGGGGACAAGCAGTCCTATGCCGTTCTCGTTGCTAATCCCAAGACGGACTCTGGGAAGGATCGCATGCG includes the following:
- the recG gene encoding ATP-dependent DNA helicase RecG; the protein is MNLHQPLHVLPGVGPKSAEKYAKLGIENLQDLLLYFPFRYEDFKTKQVLDLEDGEKAVLSGQVVTPASVQYYGFKRNRLRFSLKQGEVVFAVNFFNQPYLADKIELGATLAVFGKWDRAKASLTGMKVLAQVEDDLQPVYRLAQGISQASLVKVIKTAFDQGLDLLIEENLPQSLLDKYKLMSRCQAVRAMHFPKDLAEYKQALRRIKFEELFYFQMQLQSLKSENRVQGSGLVLNWSQEKVSAVKESLPFALTRAQEKSLQEILTDMKSDHHMNRLLQGDVGSGKTVVAGLAMYATVTAGYQAALMVPTEILAEQHFESLQNLFPDLKLALLTGSLKAAEKREVLETIAKGEADFIIGTHALIQDGVDYARLGLIIIDEQHRFGVGQRRILREKGDNPDVLMMTATPIPRTLAITAFGDMDVSIIDQMPAGRKPIVTRWIKHEQLPQVLTWLEGEIQKGSQAYVISPLIEESEALDLKNAIALSEELTAHFAGKAEVALLHGKMKSDEKDQIMQEFKEKKTDILVSTTVIEVGVNVPNATVMIIMDADRFGLSQLHQLRGRVGRGDKQSYAVLVANPKTDSGKDRMRIMTETTNGFVLAEEDLKMRGSGEIFGTRQSGLPEFQVADIIEDFPILEEARKVASYISSIEGWKEDLEWRMIALHLEKREHLD